The DNA sequence GCGCGTCCCGAGCAAAAGGCGCCTCGGGGAGGACGGGAGGCCACTGCGACGCCCTCCTCCCCGAAGACCAAGGCTTGGCGAGGAGGGAGAGCGGGAGCTTTGGGCAACATTGGGGGGAGGTTCCCCACTCCTCCTGACTCCTCCCGGAGTGGAGCGAGCGTGCAGCTTGAAATGAGGTGAGTTCGGGCGTGTTTCGGAAGGAGGTCTGGTCTCCCCAAGTTGGATGTGCCCGCCTTGCCCTCTCTTCCCCCTTCTCTGTTGGAAAGTTTTCTTCCAGCTCATCAGAGCCAGCGCCGAAGGGGGAAAGAATTGCCGCGAAAGTCCTTTCTCTCCCCTCCAAACACTTTCTCCGCCGGAGGAAAACTCAAGGTCTGAGGAGGGAGGCACAGGGAAAACTTGGGATGCGGTTGGGAAACAGCGTGGGAATTGTGggattattgtatgttttccgggctgtatggccatgttccagaagtattctctcctgacgtttcgcccgcatctatggcaggcatcctcagaggttgtgaggtatggagaaactaaacaaggaaggtatatatatatatatatatatatatatatgtgtgtgtgtgtgtgtgtgtgtgtgtgtgtgtgtgtgtctgtggaaagtccagggtgagagaagaactctttgtcagttgaaggccagtgtgaatgttgtagttaatcaccttaattagcattgaaaagcttcatctcaaggcttttcctgcctgggggcatcctttgttcagagtcattagctgcccctggaactcaacagaaaggaggaaaccatgaaaatgaacaaaatctggctaccagtattaaaaaaaactcaaaaatcagaacagtaaataagaagcagcactatgaaaacagaggagttccagaggCAGCTAGTGACTCTGAacagaggatgcccccaggcaggaaaagccttgagatgaagcttttcaatgctaattaaggtgattaactacaacattcacactggccttcaactgacctactgacagaccccacctggacatggaaggcgccttaaatgtatatttaaatgtataattatgtatattttaatgtatattcttaattttattgtaatttttaatcttgatggatttatatatatatatatatatatatatatatatatgcttatattgtaagccgccctgagtcccctgatgggtgaaaagggcggggtagaagtgatgtaataaataaattaaataaactgacaaagagttcttctctcaccctggactttccacaggtatatatataaaccttccttgcttagtttctccacacctcacaacctctgaggatgcctgccatagatggggtcaaaatgtcaggagagaatacttctagaacatggccatacaccctggaaaacatacaacaatcctgtgatcctggccatgaaagccttcaacaacagcatGGGAATTGCTATGCGGCCAAGAGGAGGACTCGAGATGAAAGGGGCATTTCCCCCTTTCAGAAAAGTATGGGGTGACCTATTTCATCTCCAAGGCTTCAGCTCATAACCCCACAATGACCCTGGAAGGGGGGACAACGCGGAAAAGGACTCTGGTGTAAAAGAAGCAGTCACAATCCGGTTAAAGGACTTAAAATGTGACAAGGGACTAAAACATACTCTTCCTTGAAGAGGCTGCTGTAAGGTCTTACTCAGGATAGCTTAGTaaccagccggtaggctgttaggaattgtgggagttgaagtccaaaacacctggagggagggacgaagtttgcccatgcctgctcgtAACACTGAGATTGTGCGCATGCTTCTCACATTAAAGAGAGCTTATTCTTGGACATACCCCCCCCCCAGTAGGACAGAAAGTAATCCAAAATGCTGGCTGTTGTGGTCATATCATTTGAAGGGATTATGCTTAAGGAAACTTTGGTCAAAGTGTGAAGGTGTCATTTAATGAAATGGGATATAACTCACTTTATTGCAGTGCATGACCAGATGCTGTAATAAATCTCGTAGTCCTTTACGTAATGCAAAACTTTGCTGTATAGACTTTGTACCATAAAGTATGCTGGATGACCTTGCACAGGATCCAGTGAGCAgttctctacaccagtggttctcaacctgtaggtccccaggtgttttggcctacaggtccctgaaatcccagccaggccaccaacaggttgagaaccactgatcttcaACTTACAGCAACCCGATGCATTtcgtggggttttcttaggcaaacaaTATTCAAGAGAGGATTGGGGCAGTTCTTTCCTCTGGGATATAGCCCatagtattcattggtggtctttcATTggtgatttcatagaatcatagagttggaagagacctcatggaccatccagtccaaccctctaccaagaagcaggaaatcacattcaaagcactcctggcagatggccatccagcctctgcttaaaagcctccaaaggaggagtctCTACCACActcgggcagagagttccactgccaaacagctctcacagttaggaagttcttcctaattttcaggtgaaatctactttcctgtattttaaaaccattgttccgcatcctagactTGCTCAGAGGTTGATATCCTTGAACTCTGGTGCTTTGACTTCTGGTTTGTTAGTGTTTCCTCATAGGTAAGTTGATAGAAAATGGTTGAAGCTCCTTTTCTGCTCAAAATTGAAGATACTGATGTTGTGCTCTTTTAACACTGTTCTTGTAGCATGTGGACATCTTTGTTTTGAAATGGAGAGGAGTTTGGAAAAGAATTATATGTGATAAGGAACAgtgttcagttttttaaaaagttgcattGGCTACAAGCTTCGCCTGAGAGTGTGTTTCTAGACAACAATCCAATTTTCTAATGTTATGTCCACATTTGTGTTCCCAGTATCATCACACTGCATCATACTGGATTCACCATGAGGaaagtttaattttaaaatgctggaagtgtggttGGTGGCAGAGATACTGAATGCTGGAACCACTTTGGTTTCTTTTCCCCCCCACCATGGGCCCaagttcaattttttaaattaggTGGACCCCTTTCCAATGATGCATTAAAGAGGAAAGGGGTTATAGTAAGTTGTATCGTTAGTATAATTTCACTCTGGTTTCTAGaattcataaaatatatatttctggtGAATTCATTGCTGTAGGAAAGCTAAAGGAATCTTTCTATGCCAATTAAAGCAACATTGTGCATTCTATGCTTTTTCACAAATAGAACTTGAGCCAATAAAAATTACTGCTTCACCTGCTTTATTTCTTTACTGAAAACCCACTGTGCCAACAACCATTTATGCACAATTATTTTTGGCAAACATTCTTGCTCTGTTAGTagcccatttttaaaaacaattcccTTTCCCCTGCTTTGTTGTTCAACAgttaatgtgggggggggggggggataacaaaAATCCACATTCTTCCAAATAAAACATGCTAGTTTTACATTGCCTTTCTATGGATACTGTAATGTAGCAGCCATCGCCAGATCTGCTGACTATACGGAATTAGAATATGATAGAAGAGAGACAGGAGCTCTTCTGATGAAACACACATGTCTGCTCTAAAGGTCTTGATTAGTTTAATAAATTAATAGTTTAATAAATTTACTATCAGCAGTGTTCCTGCCAGTGATAGGCTCCAAATGAATGCATTCTGAAGGCGCTTTGGAGTCAGATCTTTGGACCCCTCagagtttttttgtgtcaggagcaacttgagaaaccgcaagtcatttctggtgtgagagaattggccatctgcaaggacattgcccagggaccgcctggatgttttaccatcctgtgggaggcttttctcatgtccctgcatggggaactggagctgacagagggactcacccgctctccccagattctaaccaccaaccttttggtcaacagtcctgctggcacaataatttaatccgttgcaccaccgggggctccgacccctcagatgatgatgatgatgatgattttatttgcCTCTCCACAAGGCTCAAGGGATGCCacagaacaattaaaatacataaacattgtaaaaatactacaaatacacacattaaaatgtatttctataaaagctacacattaaaatgtatttctgtaaaatacatgttaaaagtATTTTAACATGTATGGTCCAGGATTAAGCCTTCCCCTACTTAATCCCTTGATTTTAGTGCAGGGCAGGACATTTTGAATATAAAGGATCTCTTGGTTTGTGTCTCACTTGTTCTTTTCTTGTTTAAAAGGACTGATTACACTCCTGATGTCCAGTTGACTTTACCTATTGGAATGGATGGACAAAATGAAGTGGATTTTTCCAATAATAACATTGCACCATTGTGGAGGAGAAGATCTGCTCACCAACTCCATTTGCATGCAAAGAACAAGCCTAGGCCCCAATCCTACCAGAGTTCCACCGGGGTCCTCTTCACTGATTTTCCTGTAGAAGACAGAGACACATTTACTTTAACTCAGCGTGCAGAAACAATTACTTCTCCAGACATCAAATCCATTCAAAGAAATCCTCTACGCTTTGGCTGCAGTTTTGACTCTGTGCCAAATGGCAAGGTTCAATTTTCAGAGTGTAAAGCTGTCTCCCCAAGGCTTTCTGAACAGTCTCCTCAAACCTTGAAAATGGTTCCAAACAAGTCTATAAATTTTACAGCCAATGGTTCAGTAGGCAGTAAGCTGGTTAACCGAGGAAGAGTTTCCAATCAGACTGGACAGATTCCTGAGCAGGATCAAACTGCTTGCATATCAGGTCTTGGATcatcacttacagaagtcatGCATTCACCAAATAACAACACAACTGCTGCGTTTGTGTTACAACCCAGCCAACTTTCTAAAAACTCAGAGCAGACATCTGCCAGCCTATCTGCTTCTTTGGAGCAACAGCATCTGCCTCTCCAAAGACTACCATCAAATCAGAATGAGATTACAGAAACACCACCTGTGGTGCTGAGCACAAATAGTCCTGTTGCCTTAAAAGTGGGAAAGCAGCAGATCATCCCTAAGAGTTTAgcttctgaaataaaaataaccaacaaAGCCAACAGTCAAAATGTAGAACCAAACAGAAGAGTTCTGAAGGTTCGTAGCATGGTAGAGACTCATGGCATGCCTTTGGTAGGTGGTGGAGACGAAGCAACAGATGGTGACAGGGAAAGCCCAGGAATACTAAGACGAAGTTTGCGGTCCACTTCATATCGCCGTGCTGTTGTGAGTGGTGTTGATTTTGACAGCACTGCCAATGTTAAGATTAAAAACAGGATGTCTCAACCAGCACTGAAGGCAgtcctggaggacaaggagagaTTCTCCAGTTTAGGAAGAATAAAGGTATGTACAttcattcaatttattttattaatgattTGCAATTgggctttttatttaaaaaacatgatttttatggtgtattTGTAATCCATTCACCTTACAAGAGATTCAGAGTAGTTTCAGAACATCCCTCTTAAACAGTTACAGATAGTACTTTGCCATAAACCACCTACTGAGCTCGTTCACACTGTAATCTGTATTATTCCTGCTGTACTAAATGCTTTCTGGAATAATGAAAAGATGTATTGAGACAGAGTAGCTGACAAGATTCATCTTTCTGATTTGTCAGCATTGTAATTCAGCTAATGATAGGGCAGTGATGGTTGGAACAAGTGTAGGGGGAAGCCTCTTCCTGAATTACACTAGCTCATGGGTGCAGTGGAAGAAATCCAGTACAGTTAACATCAGAGAAGCGAAAAAGGGAGAAGCCAAGTGCCACTCTGGATGAAAAAATCATTCTCTCCACACATTGATAATGAATGGCTTAGATCTATGTTGCAGTGGGAAATGCACATTTCATAGGTGGGATTATGGCACATAGaaaagatgtcagccacagatgcaggcgaaatgtaaggagaaaatgctgcaggaacatggctatacagcctggaagccacacaacactccagtataAAAGAAAATTGGTAGTTTGTGGGGctgaaggagagagaaatatGTTCTCCACAAAGAGGACTCTGTTTGGTTGTGTGCCCATTTTCAAAAACTTGCTGGTTTGATACCAATAGAAAATAAAAGAGTGCTCCTTTTCCCCTCTACAATATACTTTCCTATCCAACATATACATAATGTGCTAAAGGTTGACTAAATGATCTCCTGAGATGTTGGATTACAACGTCTGTTTTAATATGCTGGGCAGGGATAATACCAATTGTAGTCCAACCAGTCATGCATATCTTTCCCAAGCTGAGAAAAGTTTATCTAAGTACAGGTTGCTTAAAGGTGAAATATCCTCATTATTATTAACTGTTGACCCAAGGAGCTTGTACTGAAAATATCTCCAAAAAGGAATCTTTGCTGCCATGTGACAAAAGTCTATTTGAAAGCTTTATTAAAGAGCAATATGTTATACTTTTCATTTCATATAGACATCTCCCATTCAAATTAAGAAGCAATGCAGGCAGTTGTTGAACACACACAGTCACATTTTTAGCTGATTTCAGTGACCAACTTCTTTTTCCTAAGATTTTCTTCCGAAAATCTGTCTTTGAAACTCATAAGGCCAAGAAAAATTAGTAGAGTTCTTTCCATCTCTGTGCTCAAAgctgaggagggaaagggaagTTCTGCTCAGTAGAaaactggggatgggggaggaACAGaagcttgttttgattttttgtttGTAGGTGTTCAAAACTCCTGTTGGGTGCAAAGGCAAGCCGTGCATCTTCTCTTGTCTCTACCTTGGATCTGGAAAGGAAATACAGTATGTGTTGGCTTGCTCTGTCTCTTGTATCTGTGGGAGAGCAGAATCAAGGCAAATTCCAAGCATACTTGATTCTGCTCAATATTGAggctgaagaggatatggggtcttttttcttcttttctgctcCTGGGTCTTGTGTGCTGAGATTTGTCAGGTGTCTTGTCATGGTGAATGAGTCAATAAAACCTTTAATTCTATAGCATATTTGTCTTCATTTATACTGAAAACAGTTCCCTGCGAACACTCAGGAACTTGAAATGCACATCTCCTCTTTGCACATTATATGTTCTATGATGAACAGTACTTTACATGGAACATATGACTACTGCATAAAGTGTGAATATGTCCTGGCATGAAGACAAGAACCTGGCTTTCTTGTGTCTTTGATCAAGTTCTTTAGACATTGGAATACAATGTCTAAAGAAGCTCTTTCTAGACCTTTGTGAAAGTATTATCATTATAACATTGGTTGAGTTATTGCTCACTGTGAACTATCAGCTTTGAGCCAGGTCTATAAATCCATGGGCATATAGTGCATCTCTAGACCCAAGGGACTGTGGCTTCATTTATCCATGGACTGAGGTTTCATGGGAGTTATACTGAACTCTGGAGGATCTTTCTAGAATCAACACAATACCAGTGGGCTGTGTGTTCTGTACTGCAAACATGAGAAGTGGGATGAGGTACCGTCTGTTCTTGTATAGTAATTAGAAAGATTCACGTTGCATGAACCTTTTGTTAATAATATATATCAATTGCTGTACTGTGTTCTGATAAGGATATTTGGAATTCCTAATTTCGGAGTATAGATATGCACAGATAAACTTCCTTGGCCTTTCAGTTGCGTATAGACATGTTCAAATGTGGCACAGAAGAATTTGCTTCTAGTTTCTTATATGTTCCTTAACACCATTGCATTTACATAATTATTAGTATAGTCCTATTTATATTATCTCTTATTGCATGTGGTTGTTTCCAAAGACATTTCAAACCCACAAACTAAGCTGTTTGTTGTGAAGAAAACATCTCTACCAAACCTAAACGTTCCTTTTGCATCTAACTGCATTCTCAATAAACTTAGTAAGGAAAGTCCAAGTAAACATATTTGTATAGTTGAGATAcagaaacatgattttttttggtgttgtctgcTAAAAGTAGGTTTTTTATATTAATGTCCAATTTAATTTTAGAGTGATTGGGCCCACACTAATTGTCAATGTAGAAGGACACTGAAAGATTCTGACTTCCCaaagtcacctagtgggtttccatggctgattgggaatttgaacctggtcttcagagtcattttgctgtagtggtttgagtgttgggttacaactttggagaccaatgtctgaatgcccaaacagccatgaaaatccactgggtgacctacactctcttagcctctgAGGGAAGAATGGCAAACTCAGTCTGAAAAAACttaccaagaaaacactgtgatagggtCACTACATTGTTGTAAATGCCCTGAGGTCATACAGCAATTTCAGAGttctagtccagtgctcaaaccgcTGCACAACAGTAGATCTCACTCTCAAAGCTAGGTATACTTTTAATAACATATTTAGGTAAAAAATCTACAGGATGTCTTAAAATTGTATAGTGAAGCACTCCAGAACTCACCAGGACTAACCATAATTATTGTTGCTGTACTCAAACACATGTCGATGTAGTTAAGTTAGTTCTTGTGTGGTTTTTCATGGCTTGTTTGTTATGCTACTGTACATCCATTTAAATAAAATTTCCTTTGTGAAGGAGTTCTCAGTACACAGTTTTAAAACAAATGGTATTTTATGGAATGGAAAACCAAAGCATGTCTGTTTTATACAAAAGCTATGGACTTTTAGAAATAATTATGAATTAATGAAATCACTTGCATATTTATTAAACTCTACAAAAATGAACCACTTGTCTGCTTCCTTTAAAAGAATTTGTTCTATTCAGAAGTAAAAATTATTCACAACCCAAATGTACCATGTGATGCAACCTGATATGCATgtggaactcctctgtttgctGGTTTCTAGTCCAGTTATTTTGATGGAGGCAGCAAGTCCATGTGTGTATCTTTTTGTGGTGGTTTTGGTGGGCTCTGAAGTGCTTTCAACTTTTCCAGAGTTATAAATACTTTGTGGCAGAGGTTGCAAGTATGTCTTGCTAATGACAAAATATTTATTCACATTTGTTTGTAGCATTTCTTTTGCTTATGCTACTTGCTACATATATTCACCATCCTTTCTCTTCATCTTAGAAGAAAATGCTGAAAGGACAAGGGACCTTTGATGGAGAAGGTAAGAATGTTGTTTGTTTAGGGCTTTTGGATAATTTGATGCAGAATGCACAGAAGGAAACAAATAAGGTGTATTTTGCAAACAAAGTTTTGTACTAAGGCGTAACTAAACAGATTTCTTTGTGTGTATTTACTGAGGTGCAAACAGTCTTCTATTCTGTTAGGGTTGGAGATGGCTGAACttctaaaaattataaaatatatgggattttataaaatgaaaatttcagggttttttttacatttaggCAGAGGTTAGGGAACCAATTTGGGAGAACTATAGTTTCCAGAATTTATCGACTGACCAGTTGTAATTATCATAGCCAGTGGTGAAGCATACTGAGTTTAGTCTAGCAGCAATTGAAGGATTACAGGTTCCCTGTGCCTTTGTTTAAGAAGACTATGACTTTAAAAACActgttttcaaaatacagtaaatGATTTCACCAATATAGAGTGAGTTGGTGTTTCTTTGTTTCTTGCTACCATTTCTCTTGACAAGTAGTGTAGCTATTTGGTTCTCTCATGTCTGTTGGAGTTATCAGTCTTGTCTATAGTGGGTTATCTCTCCATTCACTCCTCTTACCCTTCCCCAATTTGCATC is a window from the Anolis carolinensis isolate JA03-04 chromosome 3, rAnoCar3.1.pri, whole genome shotgun sequence genome containing:
- the arhgef26 gene encoding rho guanine nucleotide exchange factor 26 isoform X4; the encoded protein is MCPPCPLFPLLCWKVFFQLIRASAEGGKNCRESPFSPLQTLSPPEENSRTDYTPDVQLTLPIGMDGQNEVDFSNNNIAPLWRRRSAHQLHLHAKNKPRPQSYQSSTGVLFTDFPVEDRDTFTLTQRAETITSPDIKSIQRNPLRFGCSFDSVPNGKVQFSECKAVSPRLSEQSPQTLKMVPNKSINFTANGSVGSKLVNRGRVSNQTGQIPEQDQTACISGLGSSLTEVMHSPNNNTTAAFVLQPSQLSKNSEQTSASLSASLEQQHLPLQRLPSNQNEITETPPVVLSTNSPVALKVGKQQIIPKSLASEIKITNKANSQNVEPNRRVLKVRSMVETHGMPLVGGGDEATDGDRESPGILRRSLRSTSYRRAVVSGVDFDSTANVKIKNRMSQPALKAVLEDKERFSSLGRIKKKMLKGQGTFDGEENAVLYQNYKEKALDIDSDEELESKEHKSNEKIVIQYKPLRSTWSQLSAVKRNGLSQTISQEERKRQEAIFEVISSEHSYLLSLEILIRMFKNSKELAATMTKTESHHLFSNIADVCEASKKFFRELEARHQNNIVIDDISDIVEKHTTSTFDPYVKYCTNEVYQQRTLQKLLATNPTFKEVLSRIESQEECRNLPMISFLILPMQRVTRLPLLMDTICQKTPKDSQKYEVCKRALKEVSKLVRLCNEGARKMERTEMMYTINSQLEFKIKPFPLVSSSRWLVKRGELMAFVEDMGLFSKRTSKQQVYFFLFNDVLIITKKKRNERARWITALGQSNDRRSMDRTTLTQVEVIRTYTAKQSDELSLQAADVVLVYQKVNDGWYEGERLRDGERGWFPMECAKEITCQATIEKNMERMGRLLGLETNV